CTCGACAAGTCTAGACGAGCCAGGTTCTTCTGCCACGCCCTTATAGGAGACCTGTGGTGTATAGGAGGAGCCATAAACTCCGCAGGTCTCTCGCTGGAGTGGTTTGTCGACAGGTTTCTAGACGGAGACTTCGGTAGGTTTGAAGCCGAGGCCTCTAAGGCCGAACCCGGCTCCCGGGGATTGATATTCCTCCCTTACCTCCTCGGCGAGAGGGCTCCGCTGTGGTGCCCAGAGGCTAAAGCGGTCTTCTACGGGCTGACGTTGAACCACGGCATACCCGAGCTTTCGAGAGCCGTCCTCGAAGGCGTAATACTCGCGTTAAACCACATAAAGAGGGTTCTCGAAGCCTACGTTCCATCCGTAAAGGAGGTTCGGACCGGTGGAGGAGGCGCTAGAATAGCGCTCTTAAACCAGGTACAGGCAGACGTGTTTCAGGTCCCCGTCTATCTGACGGCTACCGAAGAGGGTTCTGCACTCGGAGCAGCCATACTGGCCGCCGAAGCGTTGGGTTATTACAGAGGGTTAAAAGACGCGTGTAAAACTATGGTCAAACCCGTAAAGGTTTTTCGACCAAACCTTGAAAACGTTAGGAAATACCGCAGGGTTTTCGAGAGGTATCTCCGGCTTTCAGACGCTTTGCTTAGGTTATTCTTTAGGCCTCGGCCTCCTTAGCCGGGGTGGTTTGAGGCTCGGGCTTCGGCTTAAAGGCTTCACCTGGCGATAAGACCTTCGATTTTCTGAACCCGACGTGCCTGAGAGGTGCGATCTTCTTAGCCTCGTTGTAGATGTCTGAGGCGATCTTACCTAGGATCATCTCCTGGACAAACTGGTCGAAGTTCAGGTTTTTAGCCTTCTCCTCGACTATGTCGAGCATGACCTTCCTTATAGCCCTCTGCTGAGACGTCTTGACCCTGTGGGCTGTACAAGCCATCGGGTAGACCCTTATGAGGACTCCGTCCCTAGTCTTGACGTTTATGATCGCGTCTATCTTCGA
The window above is part of the Candidatus Bathyarchaeota archaeon genome. Proteins encoded here:
- a CDS encoding 30S ribosomal protein S3ae; the encoded protein is MSRRRRRRARDKWRSKVWYRVFSPKYFGEVELFSIPVTEGQSPVGRTVEATLYDLTGDPAHQTIIMKFQINGVKELRADTFFKGHEYARDYLRSLTRRGSSKIDAIINVKTRDGVLIRVYPMACTAHRVKTSQQRAIRKVMLDIVEEKAKNLNFDQFVQEMILGKIASDIYNEAKKIAPLRHVGFRKSKVLSPGEAFKPKPEPQTTPAKEAEA